In one window of Nocardioides panacisoli DNA:
- a CDS encoding DUF3883 domain-containing protein, which produces MALNVWWENDPEQRYWMEIFTGDDPGNQLLAPQLVGGHWSYELPSLVKPGDVIFHFSTVGARAGSIVGWSIAQGPAETLRRFHWEPRGASGRANQTVHSGKGWKVRLGGVNDLGSSVNKSMIQGARADLMQLKAELQEKVDGSVYFPWYEYGGNQLRAQQGYLTKFPKEVLNLLPGLKVARPSDRSQVDDELVEDTQRPGGRAPKGRVTRAQDPVLRKAIETHAVNAAIDHYTALGATRIKELGKPYDIWLQLHGIERHCEVKGSSMRIDTVELTINEVVHGQTFTPTDLIVVDQIQWERNPDGTVTTSGGQMRVWSDWSPLDDDLAARKFAYNLPPVPGTDPA; this is translated from the coding sequence ATGGCACTTAACGTGTGGTGGGAGAACGATCCTGAGCAGCGCTACTGGATGGAGATCTTCACGGGTGACGACCCGGGTAATCAGCTGCTCGCGCCGCAGCTCGTCGGTGGTCACTGGTCGTACGAACTGCCCTCCCTCGTAAAGCCTGGCGACGTCATTTTCCACTTCTCGACCGTGGGGGCGAGAGCGGGAAGCATCGTTGGTTGGTCCATCGCGCAGGGACCAGCCGAAACTCTGAGAAGGTTCCACTGGGAACCCCGTGGAGCGTCAGGGCGCGCCAATCAGACCGTCCATAGCGGAAAGGGATGGAAGGTCCGCCTAGGGGGTGTCAACGATCTCGGAAGCTCTGTCAACAAGTCGATGATTCAAGGCGCGCGCGCGGATCTAATGCAGCTCAAGGCTGAATTGCAGGAGAAAGTAGACGGGTCGGTCTACTTTCCTTGGTATGAGTACGGAGGGAATCAGCTCCGAGCTCAGCAGGGGTATTTGACGAAGTTTCCGAAAGAAGTCCTCAACCTATTGCCGGGGCTCAAGGTCGCACGGCCCTCAGACAGGTCTCAGGTCGACGATGAGCTTGTGGAGGACACCCAACGTCCGGGTGGTCGCGCGCCGAAGGGTCGTGTGACGCGAGCCCAAGACCCCGTGCTGAGGAAGGCAATCGAGACTCACGCCGTCAACGCTGCGATCGACCACTACACAGCGTTGGGGGCGACTCGCATCAAAGAGCTGGGTAAACCCTACGATATCTGGCTGCAGCTTCACGGGATCGAACGGCACTGTGAAGTTAAGGGTAGTTCGATGCGTATCGACACTGTTGAGCTGACCATCAACGAAGTCGTGCACGGCCAGACATTCACGCCAACGGACCTCATCGTGGTGGACCAGATTCAGTGGGAGAGAAACCCCGATGGAACTGTCACGACCAGTGGCGGACAGATGAGAGTCTGGTCCGATTGGTCGCCGCTCGACGATGATCTCGCGGCCCGGAAGTTCGCATACAACCTGCCACCCGTGCCGGGCACAGATCCCGCCTAG
- a CDS encoding PKD domain-containing protein — MSKTVVSLLSLLLAVAVLAASPPASAEDSPGGQLVSDSAVNGTPHVLDGRVYSVTQVGDTMFLGGTFSTARNNNSQSTLSRANLLAFDADSGQISNSFVPNPNGVVHKVLSAGDGATVYVAGNFSSIGGVARKNLARVRISDGSVVSSFDAGNITGQIRDTALVDGRLWIGGAFTHVGGTAQRALATVDPGSGDHVPYMGLVLDGNHNDGNTQVLKFDHSPDRDRLVAVGNFDTLDGVVNHQLLALDTSGPSAAPASFRTNFYTATCSRSFDTYMRDVDFSPDGRFFVVTTTGAYGGSNGPCDTSARFETDAVGTDVQPSWVDYTGGDTTYGVEVTDTAVYVGGHFRWQNNPFRGDNPGQGAVGREGIAALDPVNGLPYSWNPGRTKGVGVFDFLRTAAGLWVASDTDRIGNFQLRSRIALLGSDGPDVPAVSTPGLPNDLYAVGRTGSVPDPSILYRVNAGGPEIAAPIGPVWQADTAGTPSPHLNGGQQIASWGPVPTVDGTVPSSTPSEVFSTERWDPSSAPEQQWDFSVPSGTPLEVRLYFANRCDCTDQVGERRFHVDIDGTRVLNDLDLVASVGDDVGTMRSFAVTSDGNVDIDLFHLVENPLINAIEIVRTDVPPVEPEDGAIERRPMTETTVGEAQAVPGGGIDWNQVRGAFMLNGWLYTATSDGIFTRRTFDGNAYGAPQPVDGADQIVALTDWRSDIGSLTGLYYDSGRIYYTLAGSDFLHYRYFTSESGVVGAKRLVAASSTGEIDYSEVRGLFGTASQLFWATSSGDLRRIDWQHQGASGAPVAGTATTVSGPGADGVEWGARDYFLAQDEDGQNSAPNQAPVASFSVSCLGLTCSFDGSGSSDADGSVASYAWDFGDGESGSGASVSHTYADAGPRTVELTVTDDDGAVGSATEQADPEEGPVAAVSFVGSDSSNTNAADHTVFVPGGVQAGDRLLLSMAVNTEGVSVADPAGWTPLESVAGSNVQGRLWTRAATASDAGSLVVVSLDGFAKADLTVTAHRGSGGAASVSDSGAEILTADGTAHAVPDVSTGPGDWVVSSWAAKASHAVAWSAPGSYEVRAGTDGAGGGRITSMTADTGPVAGGAQSGGVATSDPSVRRVVALTAVVSPAGGGGGGTPNQAPVASFSVSCLGLTCSFDGSGSSDADGSVASYAWDFGDGESGSGASVSHTYADAGPRTVELTVTDDDGAVGSATEQADPEEGPVAAVSFVGSDSSNTNAADHTVFVPGGVQAGDRLLLSMAVNTEGVSVADPAGWTPLESVAGSNVQGRLWTRAATASDAGSLVVVSLDGYAKADLTVTAHRGSGGAASVSDSGADILTADGTAHAVPDVSTGPGDWVVSSWAAKASHAVAWSAPGSYEVRGGSDGAGGGRITSMTADTGPVAGGAQSGGVATSDPSVRRVVALTAVIGAG; from the coding sequence ATGTCCAAGACCGTCGTCTCGCTGCTCTCCCTGCTCCTGGCCGTCGCTGTGCTGGCCGCCTCACCGCCGGCCTCCGCCGAGGACTCACCCGGTGGCCAACTCGTCAGCGATTCGGCCGTCAACGGCACCCCGCACGTCCTGGACGGCCGGGTGTACTCCGTGACCCAGGTCGGCGACACCATGTTCCTGGGCGGCACCTTCAGCACGGCCCGCAACAACAACAGCCAGTCGACCCTGTCACGAGCCAACCTGCTCGCCTTCGACGCCGACTCGGGACAGATCAGCAACAGCTTCGTGCCCAACCCCAACGGCGTGGTGCACAAGGTCCTCTCCGCCGGTGACGGGGCGACGGTCTACGTGGCCGGCAACTTCAGCTCCATCGGCGGCGTCGCGCGCAAGAACCTGGCGCGGGTCCGGATCTCCGACGGCTCCGTCGTCTCCAGCTTCGACGCCGGCAACATCACCGGTCAGATCCGTGACACCGCGCTCGTGGACGGCCGGCTCTGGATCGGCGGCGCCTTCACCCACGTCGGCGGCACCGCGCAGCGGGCGCTGGCCACCGTCGACCCGGGGTCGGGCGACCACGTGCCGTACATGGGCCTGGTGCTGGACGGCAACCACAACGACGGCAACACCCAGGTCCTGAAGTTCGACCACTCGCCCGACCGTGACCGGCTCGTGGCCGTGGGCAACTTCGACACCCTCGACGGCGTCGTGAACCACCAGCTCCTCGCACTGGACACCAGCGGTCCGTCCGCCGCACCGGCCTCGTTCCGGACCAACTTCTACACCGCCACCTGCTCGCGCTCCTTCGACACCTACATGCGCGACGTCGACTTCTCGCCCGACGGCCGCTTCTTCGTGGTCACCACCACGGGGGCGTACGGCGGCAGCAACGGACCGTGCGACACCAGCGCCCGCTTCGAGACCGATGCCGTCGGCACCGACGTGCAGCCGTCCTGGGTGGACTACACCGGCGGCGACACGACCTACGGCGTCGAGGTGACCGACACCGCCGTCTACGTGGGCGGTCACTTCCGCTGGCAGAACAACCCCTTCCGTGGCGACAACCCGGGCCAGGGCGCCGTGGGTCGCGAGGGCATCGCCGCCCTCGACCCGGTCAACGGCCTCCCGTACTCCTGGAACCCGGGCCGCACCAAGGGCGTGGGGGTCTTCGACTTCCTGCGCACCGCGGCCGGCCTGTGGGTCGCCTCTGACACCGATCGGATCGGCAACTTCCAGTTGCGCAGTCGCATCGCGCTGCTCGGATCCGACGGCCCCGACGTCCCGGCCGTGTCCACGCCTGGGCTGCCCAACGACCTCTACGCGGTGGGGAGGACGGGAAGTGTCCCCGACCCGAGCATCCTCTACCGCGTGAACGCGGGTGGCCCCGAGATCGCCGCCCCCATCGGTCCGGTCTGGCAGGCGGACACGGCCGGGACTCCCTCCCCGCACCTCAACGGCGGACAGCAGATCGCGAGCTGGGGCCCGGTCCCGACCGTCGACGGCACGGTGCCCTCGAGCACGCCGTCGGAGGTCTTCTCGACCGAGCGGTGGGACCCCTCCTCGGCCCCGGAGCAGCAGTGGGACTTCTCGGTCCCGTCCGGGACGCCGCTGGAGGTGCGGTTGTACTTCGCCAACCGCTGTGACTGCACCGACCAGGTGGGGGAGCGCCGCTTCCACGTCGACATCGACGGCACGCGGGTGCTCAACGACCTCGACCTGGTGGCCAGCGTGGGTGACGACGTCGGCACCATGCGGTCCTTCGCGGTGACCAGCGACGGCAACGTCGACATCGACCTCTTCCACCTCGTGGAGAACCCGCTCATCAACGCGATCGAGATCGTGCGCACCGACGTGCCCCCCGTGGAGCCGGAGGACGGGGCGATCGAGCGGCGGCCGATGACCGAGACCACCGTGGGTGAGGCGCAGGCCGTGCCCGGGGGCGGGATCGACTGGAACCAGGTCCGTGGTGCGTTCATGCTCAACGGGTGGCTCTACACGGCCACGAGCGACGGCATCTTCACGCGGCGTACCTTCGACGGCAACGCGTACGGCGCCCCGCAGCCGGTCGACGGGGCCGACCAGATCGTGGCGCTGACCGACTGGCGCTCCGACATCGGGAGCCTCACCGGCCTGTACTACGACTCGGGCCGCATCTACTACACCCTCGCCGGATCGGACTTCCTCCACTACCGCTACTTCACCTCCGAGAGCGGCGTGGTGGGCGCGAAGCGCCTGGTGGCGGCGAGCAGCACCGGCGAGATCGACTACTCCGAGGTGCGCGGTCTCTTCGGCACCGCCTCGCAGCTGTTCTGGGCGACCTCGTCGGGGGACCTGCGCCGCATCGACTGGCAGCACCAGGGTGCCTCCGGTGCCCCGGTCGCCGGCACGGCCACGACCGTCTCCGGGCCCGGCGCCGACGGCGTCGAGTGGGGCGCGCGCGACTACTTCCTGGCCCAGGACGAGGACGGCCAGAACTCGGCCCCGAACCAGGCGCCGGTGGCGTCGTTCTCGGTGTCGTGTCTGGGGTTGACGTGTTCGTTCGATGGTTCGGGTTCCTCGGATGCGGACGGGAGTGTGGCGTCGTATGCGTGGGACTTCGGTGATGGGGAGTCGGGGTCGGGTGCGTCGGTGTCGCACACGTATGCGGATGCGGGGCCGCGGACTGTGGAGCTGACGGTCACTGATGACGATGGTGCGGTGGGTTCGGCCACGGAGCAGGCGGATCCGGAGGAGGGTCCGGTGGCTGCGGTGTCGTTCGTGGGGAGCGATTCGAGCAACACGAATGCGGCGGACCACACGGTGTTCGTGCCGGGTGGGGTGCAGGCCGGTGACCGGTTGTTGTTGTCGATGGCGGTGAACACCGAGGGGGTGTCGGTGGCGGATCCGGCGGGGTGGACGCCGTTGGAGAGTGTCGCGGGCAGCAATGTGCAGGGTCGGTTGTGGACGCGTGCGGCGACGGCGTCGGATGCGGGGTCGCTGGTGGTGGTGAGCCTGGATGGGTTTGCGAAGGCTGACCTGACGGTGACGGCGCATCGGGGTTCGGGTGGTGCTGCGTCGGTGAGTGATTCGGGTGCGGAGATCTTGACTGCGGACGGGACGGCGCATGCGGTGCCGGACGTGTCGACGGGTCCGGGTGACTGGGTGGTGAGTTCGTGGGCGGCGAAGGCGTCGCATGCGGTGGCGTGGTCGGCGCCGGGTTCCTATGAGGTGCGTGCGGGGACTGATGGTGCTGGTGGTGGTCGGATCACGTCGATGACTGCTGACACGGGTCCGGTTGCTGGTGGTGCGCAGTCGGGTGGGGTCGCGACCTCGGATCCCTCGGTACGCCGTGTGGTCGCCCTGACCGCCGTCGTCAGCCCCGCCGGCGGCGGGGGCGGCGGCACGCCGAACCAGGCGCCGGTGGCGTCGTTCTCGGTGTCGTGTCTGGGGTTGACGTGTTCGTTCGATGGTTCGGGTTCCTCGGATGCGGACGGGAGTGTGGCGTCGTATGCGTGGGACTTCGGTGATGGGGAGTCGGGGTCGGGTGCGTCGGTGTCGCACACGTATGCGGATGCGGGGCCGCGGACGGTGGAGCTGACGGTCACTGATGACGATGGTGCGGTGGGTTCGGCCACGGAGCAGGCGGATCCGGAGGAGGGTCCGGTGGCTGCGGTGTCGTTCGTGGGGAGCGATTCGAGCAACACGAATGCGGCGGACCACACGGTGTTCGTGCCGGGTGGGGTGCAGGCCGGTGACCGGTTGTTGTTGTCGATGGCGGTGAACACCGAGGGGGTGTCGGTGGCGGATCCGGCGGGGTGGACGCCGTTGGAGAGTGTCGCGGGCAGCAATGTGCAGGGTCGGTTGTGGACGCGTGCGGCGACGGCGTCGGATGCGGGGTCGCTGGTGGTGGTGAGCCTGGATGGGTATGCGAAGGCTGACCTGACGGTGACGGCGCATCGGGGGTCGGGTGGTGCTGCGTCGGTGAGTGATTCGGGTGCGGACATCTTGACTGCGGACGGGACGGCGCATGCGGTGCCGGATGTGTCGACGGGTCCGGGTGACTGGGTGGTGAGTTCGTGGGCGGCGAAGGCGTCGCATGCGGTGGCGTGGTCGGCGCCGGGTTCCTATGAGGTGCGTGGGGGTTCGGATGGTGCTGGTGGTGGTCGGATCACGTCGATGACTGCTGACACGGGTCCGGTTGCGGGTGGTGCGCAGTCGGGTGGGGTCGCGACGTCGGATCCCTCGGTACGTCGTGTGGTCGCCCTGACCGCCGTCATCGGAGCTGGGTGA
- a CDS encoding phosphotransferase: MRPVVLRDGPPAPLLDTVAALWPHAEVRLVHGHARGSDVRAEFALAPSARSPRMAIPVAPAAAAAGAMGRASAATGAGEVATRLAASRFLRVGGVRALADRVQVRGPSDDSLQDHLEESLGLPLVFALGIGTDRVNRKPVLEAFDLRGRRVGFVKVGLGPVARESVTAEAAALQQVRALAGSGIEVPRVLHHSTWRGAPVLVMTSVPTPGAIVDWDRRRIPTSWMRTFDRRFAAPSRRLGDLPWWHDVVERLASVTRRRERRSALECADRLASTATTALPVSAWHGDWTPWNMARHRRGLSLWDWERFEVGVPSGLDVVHYAVNVHTVADGETPAAVARGAARARGHLDLREGEADTVVGAYLAAINARYLPLAEGPGGTAIADRAASFLTAWQEWSGDR; encoded by the coding sequence ATGCGGCCCGTCGTGCTCCGCGACGGGCCGCCGGCCCCGCTGCTCGACACCGTCGCGGCCCTGTGGCCGCACGCCGAGGTGCGGCTGGTGCACGGGCACGCGCGGGGGAGTGACGTCCGCGCGGAGTTCGCGCTGGCGCCCAGCGCCCGCTCGCCGCGGATGGCGATCCCGGTCGCCCCGGCCGCCGCGGCGGCGGGTGCGATGGGACGGGCGAGTGCCGCCACCGGCGCGGGGGAGGTCGCGACCCGACTGGCCGCGTCCCGGTTCCTGCGCGTGGGCGGCGTACGCGCGCTGGCCGACCGCGTGCAGGTGCGTGGACCCTCGGACGACTCCCTCCAGGATCACCTCGAGGAGTCGCTCGGGCTGCCGCTCGTCTTCGCCCTGGGCATCGGCACCGACCGGGTGAACCGCAAGCCGGTGCTGGAGGCCTTCGACCTCCGCGGCCGTCGCGTGGGCTTCGTCAAGGTCGGCCTGGGGCCGGTCGCCCGCGAGAGCGTCACCGCCGAGGCGGCCGCGCTGCAGCAGGTGCGGGCGCTGGCCGGCTCGGGCATCGAGGTGCCACGGGTGCTGCACCACTCGACGTGGCGCGGCGCACCGGTCCTGGTGATGACCTCGGTGCCGACACCGGGGGCCATCGTGGACTGGGACCGTCGTCGGATCCCGACGTCGTGGATGCGCACCTTCGACCGCCGTTTCGCCGCGCCCTCCCGACGCCTCGGCGACCTGCCGTGGTGGCACGACGTGGTCGAGCGGCTGGCGTCGGTCACGCGTCGCCGCGAGCGGCGCAGCGCCCTGGAGTGTGCGGATCGACTCGCCTCCACCGCGACGACGGCGCTGCCCGTCAGTGCCTGGCACGGCGACTGGACGCCGTGGAACATGGCGCGCCACCGGCGCGGCCTGAGCCTGTGGGACTGGGAGCGCTTCGAGGTCGGCGTCCCGTCCGGACTCGACGTGGTCCACTACGCCGTCAACGTCCACACGGTCGCCGACGGCGAGACGCCGGCCGCCGTCGCGCGCGGCGCCGCCCGGGCGCGTGGTCACCTGGACCTGCGGGAGGGGGAGGCGGACACGGTCGTGGGCGCCTACCTGGCGGCGATCAACGCCCGCTACCTCCCGCTCGCCGAGGGACCCGGCGGCACGGCCATCGCCGACCGCGCAGCCAGCTTCCTCACCGCGTGGCAGGAGTGGTCAGGAGACCGGTAG
- a CDS encoding recombinase family protein — MPAAAATVNLVDLYLRLSISADGADSLDRQETDLRKWAANEGLEVRKVWRDDGRSGYRRGVKREGFDAALKAIVDGEAKTLAVWKLDRLSRQGAGQVGVFLDDVERAGGRLVFLKDGLDTRTGNAARMPIMVLSEIARSESVNTSLRVKSRKDRNRADGRYLGGPPPYGYEVDEERHFRPKEPEYSVMRDVVSRIVGGETLLAIVRDLNERRVPTRRGGAWRVNTLSWALRSPTLVGLTPEKQRGEDGTWKSQTRAWRNQNGDTVSLMAPGCEAIATEGEQARMLTIMDERLRRYGRGKVPVRQPRSLLGGLVRCASCGRTMNTFGGSYRCRRWMAGGQEGDCPRPVSVKEEVLEEAVVRAWVARLAALDDDPDSTLLHAVADRWLKRYDPAPLQERASLAGRVEEAEARLSRADDDHYVKGTLDEGRHSRITAALADTLADLRGRLSALPAPEADLGGLLDPELSRPAFDESSVHEKRELLRLALVRVTVTPAPKRGARFDPVTRLSFGWIGDEGDDG, encoded by the coding sequence ATGCCTGCTGCAGCCGCGACCGTCAACCTGGTCGATCTCTACCTCCGCCTGTCGATCTCAGCCGACGGAGCGGACTCGCTCGACCGACAGGAAACCGACCTCCGCAAGTGGGCGGCTAATGAGGGCTTGGAGGTCCGCAAGGTTTGGCGGGACGACGGACGATCTGGCTACCGACGCGGGGTCAAGCGTGAAGGCTTCGATGCGGCGCTGAAGGCGATCGTCGACGGCGAGGCGAAGACGCTCGCGGTCTGGAAACTGGATCGGCTGTCCCGACAAGGAGCCGGACAGGTTGGGGTGTTCCTCGACGACGTCGAGCGGGCCGGAGGTCGACTCGTCTTCCTGAAGGACGGCCTCGACACCCGGACCGGCAACGCGGCGCGCATGCCGATCATGGTGCTGAGCGAGATCGCACGGTCGGAGTCTGTGAATACGTCTCTACGCGTGAAGAGCCGAAAGGACCGCAATCGGGCTGACGGCCGCTATCTCGGCGGGCCTCCGCCCTACGGCTACGAGGTCGACGAGGAGCGACACTTCCGGCCGAAGGAGCCGGAGTATTCCGTGATGCGTGATGTCGTCTCACGCATCGTTGGTGGGGAGACCCTTCTCGCGATCGTTCGCGACCTAAACGAGCGCAGAGTCCCGACACGGCGCGGCGGGGCATGGCGTGTGAACACGCTCTCGTGGGCGCTGCGGTCGCCGACCCTGGTCGGGCTGACACCGGAGAAGCAACGCGGCGAGGACGGCACGTGGAAGTCGCAGACTCGGGCCTGGCGCAACCAGAACGGCGACACGGTCTCACTCATGGCTCCCGGCTGCGAGGCGATCGCGACCGAGGGCGAACAAGCGCGGATGCTCACAATCATGGATGAACGTCTCCGGCGCTACGGACGTGGGAAAGTGCCGGTCCGTCAGCCCCGAAGCCTCCTTGGTGGGCTCGTGCGTTGCGCGTCCTGTGGCCGCACGATGAACACCTTCGGCGGGTCATACCGGTGCCGTCGCTGGATGGCCGGCGGGCAGGAGGGCGACTGCCCGCGCCCGGTGAGCGTGAAGGAGGAAGTCCTAGAGGAGGCGGTCGTACGCGCCTGGGTGGCGCGGCTTGCGGCCCTCGACGACGACCCGGACTCGACACTCCTGCACGCGGTCGCCGACCGCTGGCTGAAGCGGTACGACCCAGCACCGCTCCAGGAGCGCGCCTCTCTCGCGGGCCGCGTCGAGGAGGCGGAGGCACGACTCTCGCGCGCCGATGATGACCACTACGTGAAGGGCACCCTCGACGAGGGGCGACACTCACGAATCACGGCCGCGCTGGCTGACACGCTGGCGGATCTCCGGGGGCGTCTCTCGGCGCTGCCTGCTCCGGAGGCGGACCTCGGCGGTCTGCTCGACCCCGAACTCTCCCGCCCCGCCTTCGACGAGTCGAGCGTGCACGAGAAGCGGGAACTCCTGCGCCTCGCTCTGGTCCGGGTGACCGTCACGCCCGCCCCGAAGCGCGGCGCTCGCTTCGACCCGGTCACGCGCCTGTCGTTCGGCTGGATCGGCGACGAGGGCGACGACGGCTGA
- a CDS encoding tyrosine-type recombinase/integrase: protein MSLPTVAELLAPGRLPVSWADEVAAWAEHLAATGRRESTAAGYVLHVSWLARDMAETSAAEPWAVTPAALTAWLDGHNWAVKTRRKVTGSLRNFYTWGMVAGLCQRSPMAGVSSVPPRPSGPALLPVPGAWAEPVEAWCTWLRAGACSSGTLRIRRFWLRRLAETYADPWAVTPDDLALFMARDDWAPETKRGGRTSLRLFYRWAEQNGRVEKSPATDLSPVTVPRSVPRPASDEAVALAFAHADDRTRLALALALFAGLRRAEVAGVHASDIGSETLRVKGKGGHERMVPLHPELAHMLRAELRRRREGFPATGWPRDPEPGGWLFPAVDPSEHLTPDAVGHLIDAVLPRGTTPHMLRHRFATQAYTASRDLRAVQELLGHANPATTQRYAAVPEGALVAAVGGVSLPVMSGGEL, encoded by the coding sequence ATGAGTCTGCCGACTGTTGCTGAGCTGCTCGCGCCGGGGCGGTTGCCGGTGTCGTGGGCGGATGAGGTCGCCGCGTGGGCTGAGCATCTTGCCGCGACGGGTAGGCGGGAGAGCACGGCGGCCGGGTATGTGCTGCATGTGAGCTGGCTTGCGCGTGACATGGCGGAGACTTCGGCGGCCGAGCCGTGGGCGGTGACTCCGGCGGCGTTGACGGCGTGGCTTGACGGTCACAACTGGGCGGTGAAGACGCGGCGGAAGGTGACGGGCTCGCTGCGGAACTTCTACACCTGGGGCATGGTTGCCGGGTTGTGTCAGCGCTCACCTATGGCGGGGGTGTCGTCGGTTCCGCCTCGGCCGTCTGGGCCTGCACTGCTGCCGGTTCCGGGTGCGTGGGCTGAACCTGTCGAGGCGTGGTGCACGTGGTTGCGGGCTGGGGCGTGCTCGTCGGGCACGCTGCGCATTCGGCGGTTCTGGCTGCGCCGTTTGGCGGAGACGTACGCTGACCCGTGGGCGGTCACTCCCGATGATCTAGCGCTGTTCATGGCGCGTGACGACTGGGCACCGGAGACCAAGCGTGGCGGTCGCACATCCCTGAGGCTGTTCTACCGGTGGGCTGAGCAGAACGGGCGGGTAGAGAAGTCACCTGCTACCGACCTGTCACCGGTGACGGTGCCTCGGAGCGTCCCCCGCCCGGCGTCCGATGAGGCCGTGGCGCTGGCGTTCGCTCACGCTGACGACCGCACCCGTCTCGCCCTCGCGCTGGCATTGTTCGCCGGACTGCGTCGTGCCGAGGTCGCTGGGGTACATGCCAGTGACATCGGTTCCGAGACGCTGCGGGTAAAGGGCAAGGGAGGTCATGAGCGCATGGTCCCGCTGCACCCCGAGCTTGCCCACATGCTGCGCGCCGAGCTGCGGCGTCGGCGTGAGGGCTTTCCGGCCACGGGTTGGCCGCGTGACCCTGAACCGGGCGGTTGGCTGTTCCCGGCCGTTGATCCGTCCGAGCACCTGACGCCGGACGCGGTAGGTCACCTGATTGACGCCGTACTTCCGCGCGGCACGACTCCGCACATGCTGCGGCATCGGTTCGCCACTCAGGCCTACACCGCGAGCCGTGATCTGCGGGCGGTCCAGGAACTCTTGGGGCATGCCAATCCGGCGACCACTCAGCGTTACGCGGCGGTGCCAGAGGGCGCGCTCGTCGCGGCTGTCGGGGGCGTCTCGCTGCCGGTCATGTCGGGTGGTGAACTGTGA
- a CDS encoding HNH endonuclease, with amino-acid sequence MTWLEDISDALRTLGGSATLAQIYDEAAQRRGVQRTNVTEATVRRMIQDHSSDSQGFKHGTDLFFSVQGLGAGVWGLRDQVEETPAAADLDGGAVQPQRAAQLTYRILRDTRLARQVKLLHRDRCQICGEALRLGDGRTYSEGHHIIPLGGAHNGPDTAENIIVLCPNHHALCDYGAIRLDFAALRQVPGHQISQGSIDYHNREIFGHRFPPVRA; translated from the coding sequence GTGACCTGGCTAGAAGACATCTCGGACGCGCTGCGCACTCTTGGCGGCAGCGCTACTCTCGCGCAGATTTACGACGAGGCCGCACAGCGGCGCGGGGTGCAGCGGACCAACGTCACCGAGGCGACAGTTCGGCGGATGATCCAGGATCACTCGTCTGACTCGCAGGGGTTCAAGCACGGGACTGATCTCTTCTTCTCCGTTCAGGGCCTGGGCGCCGGAGTCTGGGGGCTTCGAGATCAGGTCGAGGAGACTCCGGCCGCCGCCGACCTCGACGGTGGAGCCGTGCAACCCCAGCGCGCCGCCCAGCTCACGTACCGGATCTTGCGAGACACCCGTCTGGCGCGGCAGGTCAAGTTGCTTCACCGAGACAGGTGCCAGATCTGCGGCGAGGCCCTCAGGCTCGGTGACGGGCGCACCTACTCTGAGGGTCACCACATCATTCCTCTCGGGGGAGCCCACAACGGCCCAGACACGGCGGAGAACATCATCGTTCTCTGCCCTAATCACCACGCTCTCTGCGACTACGGCGCGATCAGACTCGACTTTGCAGCGCTGCGGCAGGTTCCTGGACACCAGATCTCGCAGGGCTCGATCGACTACCACAATCGCGAAATCTTTGGGCACCGCTTCCCACCGGTCAGGGCCTAG
- a CDS encoding helix-turn-helix transcriptional regulator, with the protein MGRVSALGRQGRRPLGRVAVVAEFNLTGDSLRVALSRRGFQVMGVPLPGSTAEIRELGMRLRAFSPHAAVLLQELPEPVQLVSAMRTLAELREHRWLLLTGTPPGPEWGGGLASGASAVMSLTTSLETLAAALSRLCRGESVMSQADRDALIEEWMESSASRRALMDRLTTLTPRELEVLQELRAGRTVTEIAETGGVTIGTVRSQVKAILRKLDVSSQLAAVAVLQHATSLGHDEGLAPGPSAASEQE; encoded by the coding sequence GTGGGGAGGGTGTCGGCGCTGGGCCGACAGGGCCGCCGACCGCTCGGGAGGGTCGCGGTGGTCGCCGAGTTCAATCTCACCGGCGACTCGCTGCGTGTCGCCCTGTCGCGGCGGGGGTTCCAGGTGATGGGCGTGCCGCTCCCGGGGAGCACCGCGGAGATCCGCGAGCTCGGGATGCGGCTGCGTGCCTTCTCCCCCCACGCCGCCGTGCTGCTGCAGGAGCTGCCCGAGCCGGTGCAGCTGGTCTCGGCGATGCGCACGCTCGCCGAGCTCCGCGAGCACCGGTGGCTGCTGCTGACCGGTACGCCGCCCGGCCCGGAGTGGGGAGGCGGTCTGGCGTCGGGTGCGTCGGCGGTGATGTCGCTGACGACCAGCCTGGAGACCCTGGCGGCCGCGCTGTCGCGGCTGTGCCGCGGTGAGTCCGTGATGTCGCAGGCCGACCGGGACGCGCTGATCGAGGAGTGGATGGAGTCCTCCGCCTCGCGGCGAGCCCTGATGGACCGGTTGACCACGCTCACGCCGCGCGAGCTGGAGGTGCTCCAGGAGCTGCGGGCCGGACGGACGGTCACCGAGATCGCGGAGACCGGTGGCGTCACGATCGGGACGGTGCGCAGCCAGGTGAAGGCGATCCTGCGCAAGCTGGACGTGTCCTCACAGCTGGCCGCGGTCGCCGTCCTGCAGCACGCGACGAGCCTGGGTCACGACGAGGGGCTCGCCCCGGGGCCGTCGGCGGCCTCGGAGCAGGAGTGA